From Eretmochelys imbricata isolate rEreImb1 chromosome 17, rEreImb1.hap1, whole genome shotgun sequence, a single genomic window includes:
- the ABHD15 gene encoding protein ABHD15 → MLALGSLAAWALALALLCLLARELWGPGREPAGAGEEEDGDDVIREEGPGAGHCRLICKPSALAQSLLRSLQRGAALQSGRWLWRTWPQLQTMFQLLFPAAHQPELARELLQLADGGLVALDWVLGPRGAGKRSRATAAFGIAPVLLVLPNASGKVTRGVLHLCLLALEQGYKPVIFNRRGHNGSPLASLKLQAFGDPGDLKEAVTYIRVRQPGSSLCAVSEGSGSGLLLSYLGECGSSSYLAAAACISPVFRCQEWLETGCPWLYEWSLLLHQKRGLSRYATALAEGVEMGRLFRSRSLREFEETLFCQTKKHPVTWDAYWDRNEPLRDADEAAVPVLCICSADDPVRGPPASTLPMELFHSSPYFFLLLTPHGGHCGFLREGPCSWSHGMTLEYFMAVAEFFRVEERLKGLHRCRRSVLQKREASSAACHLQEIFSWQRSYTR, encoded by the exons ATGCTGGCACTAGGGAGCCTTGCGGCCTGGGCCTTGGCTTTAGCCCTTCTCTGCCTCCTAGCCAGGGAGCTCTGGGGGCCAGGCCGGGAGCCGGCGGGTGCAGGCGAGGAAGAAGATGGGGACGATGTCATTAGGGAGGAGGGGCCCGGggcagggcactgcaggctcatcTGCAAACCCTCGGCCCTGGCCCAGAGCCTGCTGAGGAGCCTACAGCGGGGCGCTGCCCTGCAGAGCGGGCGCTGGCTGTGGAGGACTTGGCCTCAGCTCCAGACCATGTTCCAGCTCCTCTTCCCCGCTGCCCACCAGCCGGAGCTGGCCCGGGAGCTCCTGCAGCTGGCCGATGGGGGCCTGGTAGCCCTGGACTGGGTCCTGGGGCCCCGTGGTGCCGGCAAGCGGAGTAGAGCGACCGCTGCCTTTGGCATCGCCCCGGTGCTGCTTGTCCTCCCCAATGCCTCCGGCAAGGTCACCAGGGGCGTCCTGCACCTCTGCCTGCTGGCCCTGGAGCAGGGCTACAAGCCCGTCATCTTCAACCGCAGGGGGCACAATGGCAGCCCGCTTGCCAGCCTGAAGCTGCAGGCCTTCGGGGACCCAGGCGACCTCAAGGAGGCGGTGACATACATCCGTGTGCGGCAGCCGGGTTCCTCGCTCTGTGCCGTGAGTGAGGGCTCGGGCTCCGGCCTGCTCCTCTCCTACCTGGGGGAGTGCGGCTCCTCCAGCTACCTGGCTGCAGCAGCTTGCATCTCGCCTGTGTTCAGGTGCCAGGAGTGGTTGGAGACCGGGTGCCCCTGGCTGTATGAGTGGAGTCTGCTGCTGCACCAGAAACGAGGCCTCAGCAG GTATGCCACCGCGCTGGCAGAGGGGGTGGAGATGGGCAGGCTGTTCAGGAGCCGCTCACTCCGGGAATTCGAGGAAACCCTCTTCTGCCAGACCAAGAAGCACCCTGTCACCTGGGATGCTTACTGGGATCGCAACGAGCCCCTCCGGGATGCGGATGAGGCAGCCGTCCCAGTGCTGTGCATCTGCAGCGCCGACGACCCCGTCCGGGGACCTCCGGCCAGCACTCTCCCCATGGAGCTCTTCCACAGCAGCCCCTATTTCTTCCTGCTGCTGACGCCGCACGGCGGGCACTGCGGCTTCCTGAGGGAGGGACCCTGCTCCTGGAGCCACGGGATGACGCTGGAGTACTTCATGGCCGTCGCAGAGTTCTTCCGGgtggaggagaggctgaaggggcTGCACCGGTGCAGGAGGAGTGTCCTGCAGAAGAGAGAGGCTTCCTCCGCTGCCTGCCACCTCCAGGAGATCTTCAGCTGGCAGAGGTCCTACACCAGGTAG